A window from Chroicocephalus ridibundus chromosome 19, bChrRid1.1, whole genome shotgun sequence encodes these proteins:
- the FHL3 gene encoding four and a half LIM domains protein 3 isoform X3 translates to MTECFDCDNCKESLYGRKYIQMDNGPYCIPCYDAHFANTCDECKELIGHDCRELYYEDRHYHEHCFCCFRCDRSLADEPFTCQGEELLCNDCYCSEFSSKCVACEKTVMPGSRKLEYNGQTWHEHCFICSSCQQPIGSRSFIPDNKDYYCVPCYESKFAPRCTRCKKTLTKGGVTYRDEPWHKECFVCTGCKTPLAGQQFTSQDDNPYCIKCFGNLYAKKCSACTKPITGFGGGKYVSFEDRHWHHNCFNCARCNTSLVGKGFIPDNDEILCRDCSSDL, encoded by the exons ATGACGGAGTGCTTTGACTGCGACAACTGCAAGGAGTCCTTGTACGGGCGCAAGTACATCCAGATGGACAATGGCCCGTACTGCATCCCCTGCTACGACGCCCACTTTGCCAACACCTGCGATGAGTGCAAAGAGCTGATCGGCCACGACTGCAGA GAGCTGTACTACGAGGACCGCCATTACCACGAGCACTGCTTCTGTTGCTTCCGCTGTGACCGCTCCCTGGCCGACGAGCCGTTCACCTGCCAAGGCGAGGAGCTGCTGTGCAATGACTGCTACTGCAGCGAGTTCTCCTCCAAGTGCGTTGCCTGCGAGAAGACGGTCATGCCAG GATCCCGTAAGCTGGAGTACAACGGACAAACCTGGCACGAGCATTGCTTCAtatgcagcagctgccagcagcccaTCGGGTCACGATCCTTCATCCCAGACAATAAGGATTATTACTGTGTCCCCTGTTACGAGAGCAAGTTTGCTCCTCGCTGCACTCGTTGCAAAAAG ACCCTCACCAAGGGAGGAGTGACTTACCGGGATGAGCCGTGGCACAAGGAGTGTTTCGTCTGCACGGGCTGCAAGACCCCCCTGGCTGGGCAGCAGTTCACCTCCCAGGACGACAACCCCTACTGCATCAAGTGCTTTGGGAACCTCTATGCCAAGAAGTGCAGCGCCTGCACGAAGCCCATCACAG GCTTTGGCGGTGGTAAATACGTCTCCTTTGAGGACCGTCACTGGCACCATAATTGCTTTAACTGCGCCCGCTGCAACACCTCGCTGGTCGGGAAAGGCTTCATCCCTGACAACGATGAGATCCTGTGCCGCGACTGCAGCAGCGACCTATGA
- the FHL3 gene encoding four and a half LIM domains protein 3 isoform X2 — MQGEGAPQTGTMTECFDCDNCKESLYGRKYIQMDNGPYCIPCYDAHFANTCDECKELIGHDCRELYYEDRHYHEHCFCCFRCDRSLADEPFTCQGEELLCNDCYCSEFSSKCVACEKTVMPGSRKLEYNGQTWHEHCFICSSCQQPIGSRSFIPDNKDYYCVPCYESKFAPRCTRCKKTLTKGGVTYRDEPWHKECFVCTGCKTPLAGQQFTSQDDNPYCIKCFGNLYAKKCSACTKPITGFGGGKYVSFEDRHWHHNCFNCARCNTSLVGKGFIPDNDEILCRDCSSDL; from the exons ATGCAAG GTGAAGGAGCCCCTCAGACTGGCACCATGACGGAGTGCTTTGACTGCGACAACTGCAAGGAGTCCTTGTACGGGCGCAAGTACATCCAGATGGACAATGGCCCGTACTGCATCCCCTGCTACGACGCCCACTTTGCCAACACCTGCGATGAGTGCAAAGAGCTGATCGGCCACGACTGCAGA GAGCTGTACTACGAGGACCGCCATTACCACGAGCACTGCTTCTGTTGCTTCCGCTGTGACCGCTCCCTGGCCGACGAGCCGTTCACCTGCCAAGGCGAGGAGCTGCTGTGCAATGACTGCTACTGCAGCGAGTTCTCCTCCAAGTGCGTTGCCTGCGAGAAGACGGTCATGCCAG GATCCCGTAAGCTGGAGTACAACGGACAAACCTGGCACGAGCATTGCTTCAtatgcagcagctgccagcagcccaTCGGGTCACGATCCTTCATCCCAGACAATAAGGATTATTACTGTGTCCCCTGTTACGAGAGCAAGTTTGCTCCTCGCTGCACTCGTTGCAAAAAG ACCCTCACCAAGGGAGGAGTGACTTACCGGGATGAGCCGTGGCACAAGGAGTGTTTCGTCTGCACGGGCTGCAAGACCCCCCTGGCTGGGCAGCAGTTCACCTCCCAGGACGACAACCCCTACTGCATCAAGTGCTTTGGGAACCTCTATGCCAAGAAGTGCAGCGCCTGCACGAAGCCCATCACAG GCTTTGGCGGTGGTAAATACGTCTCCTTTGAGGACCGTCACTGGCACCATAATTGCTTTAACTGCGCCCGCTGCAACACCTCGCTGGTCGGGAAAGGCTTCATCCCTGACAACGATGAGATCCTGTGCCGCGACTGCAGCAGCGACCTATGA
- the FHL3 gene encoding four and a half LIM domains protein 3 isoform X1: protein MQAGEGAPQTGTMTECFDCDNCKESLYGRKYIQMDNGPYCIPCYDAHFANTCDECKELIGHDCRELYYEDRHYHEHCFCCFRCDRSLADEPFTCQGEELLCNDCYCSEFSSKCVACEKTVMPGSRKLEYNGQTWHEHCFICSSCQQPIGSRSFIPDNKDYYCVPCYESKFAPRCTRCKKTLTKGGVTYRDEPWHKECFVCTGCKTPLAGQQFTSQDDNPYCIKCFGNLYAKKCSACTKPITGFGGGKYVSFEDRHWHHNCFNCARCNTSLVGKGFIPDNDEILCRDCSSDL, encoded by the exons ATGCAAG CAGGTGAAGGAGCCCCTCAGACTGGCACCATGACGGAGTGCTTTGACTGCGACAACTGCAAGGAGTCCTTGTACGGGCGCAAGTACATCCAGATGGACAATGGCCCGTACTGCATCCCCTGCTACGACGCCCACTTTGCCAACACCTGCGATGAGTGCAAAGAGCTGATCGGCCACGACTGCAGA GAGCTGTACTACGAGGACCGCCATTACCACGAGCACTGCTTCTGTTGCTTCCGCTGTGACCGCTCCCTGGCCGACGAGCCGTTCACCTGCCAAGGCGAGGAGCTGCTGTGCAATGACTGCTACTGCAGCGAGTTCTCCTCCAAGTGCGTTGCCTGCGAGAAGACGGTCATGCCAG GATCCCGTAAGCTGGAGTACAACGGACAAACCTGGCACGAGCATTGCTTCAtatgcagcagctgccagcagcccaTCGGGTCACGATCCTTCATCCCAGACAATAAGGATTATTACTGTGTCCCCTGTTACGAGAGCAAGTTTGCTCCTCGCTGCACTCGTTGCAAAAAG ACCCTCACCAAGGGAGGAGTGACTTACCGGGATGAGCCGTGGCACAAGGAGTGTTTCGTCTGCACGGGCTGCAAGACCCCCCTGGCTGGGCAGCAGTTCACCTCCCAGGACGACAACCCCTACTGCATCAAGTGCTTTGGGAACCTCTATGCCAAGAAGTGCAGCGCCTGCACGAAGCCCATCACAG GCTTTGGCGGTGGTAAATACGTCTCCTTTGAGGACCGTCACTGGCACCATAATTGCTTTAACTGCGCCCGCTGCAACACCTCGCTGGTCGGGAAAGGCTTCATCCCTGACAACGATGAGATCCTGTGCCGCGACTGCAGCAGCGACCTATGA